The genomic window GGTTGGTTGGGCCGGCGCACGTTGACATCCAGAATCAGCCAGTGGAGCCGCGTGGCTCCGATGTTTGGGTTCCCCAGACGGTGTCGTTGCCAGGGGCGTGTGACAGTCAGGTGTCCGCTTTCCAGCAGGTGCTGCTGATCCTCCACCAGAAAATCCGTTTTGCCCCGTGACAAATAGGTAAGTTCAATGCCTTCATTACGGTGCCAGTCGAGCCCCCAGTTCTGAGTGCCTTTGGCGTCCCAAAAGCCAATGGTGGAGACCTCCGGCAACATCCCCTCCGGCATGGGACTGCCCGGATAACCCCGCCGGGCAAGGGACGACACCCGTACCTCGCCGCGCCGCATCGCCTGCACCAGCGGCTCGCAGCGGTCGGCGTGATACGTCTCCTTGTGGCTGAGAAAGATGGCGGAACCAGTGGTTCCGGTGATTTTATTTGGCGGCCGTTTCATGTTCAATATTTACCGATGGATGATCTTGGAAGAAGGGAACCTTGGGTTTCGCGTATCGTCAATCGAAATATAAACAGCGAACCAAAAAAATTTATGAGCAATATCAAACTCGGCATTAACATGGAATTTGTCCGGCACGATGACAAATCCTTTGAATGGGGCGTCGCCAAGGCGGCCGAACTCGGTTACGAATACGTCGAACCCATGGTCCATTGGGGCCGCGAGTTGCTCAGCGAAGCCGGTTATTTCCACAGCGTTTCCATGCTGGATGACCCCATGCGCATCAAGCGCGCCTGTGAAAAGCATGGCATCAAGCTTTCCGGGTTGTCCGCCCATTGCCCGCTGATCAAGCCGGAAGTCAGTGTGGAGTACCTCAAGCAGGCCATCCGCTTTGGGGCCGAGTGCGGTGCGCCGGTCATCAACACCGATGAAGGGCCAAAACCCGTCTGGACCACCGAGGAAGAGGACCACGTCCTGATGCGCTACACCTTGAAAGAGGCCGCGCTGGTCGCGGAACCGCGCGGCATCCTGATCGGGCTGGAGTGCCATCAGCAATACAGCAAAACCCCGGCGGGTTTGGATCGTATCTACAAGCTGGTGAAAAGCCCGGCCATCGGCATCAACTTCGACACCGGCAACAGCTATCTCGCCGGTGAAGACCCTTACAAATGGTGCGAGCGCGTGGTGGGCCGCCTAGTGCATCTGCACGCCAAGGATATTTCCATCCAACACTCCGAGGCCGAGCGCGGCAAGGTCACCGGTACACCCGTTGGCTGTGCCTGCGGTGACGGCGTGATTGATTGGGCGCGCATCATCCGCATCTGCAAGAAGGCCAAGCGGGACATCGTGTTCTCCGTCGAATGCGGTACGGTGCCGCAGGCCGAACGGTCCATCAAACATCTCAAAGCGTTGTTGCGCTGAGCTTGCACCGCTGGACGGCCAAAATACCCTGTACCGCAAAGATTATGAACCCTTTGCCAACTCCGTTGCTGAATCCGACTGCCCGCCGACAGTTCCTGTCCACCTCTGGTAAAGCACTGGCGGGCGCGGCGGTCCTGACCGCCGTGGCTCGCCCCGGCTATACCGCCGAGGCCAACACGATTAAGATCGCGCTCGTCGGTTGCGGCGGGCGTGGTAGCGGAGCAGTGGCGCAGGCGTTGTCCACCCAAGGCCCCACGCAGCTTTGGGCCATCGCGGATTTCTTCGGGCCGAAAATCCAGAATACGCTGGGTCAATTGCAAAAGCGGTTTCCGAACCAGGCGGATAAAGTGACGGTGCCCAAGGAACGCCAGTTCACCGGGCTCGACGGCTTCAAACGGGCCATTGACACGCTCGACAAAGGCAGTGTGGTGCTGTTGGCCACGCCACCCGCATTTCGTCCCCAGCACGTCGAGTATGCCGTGCAAAAGGGCATGCATGTGTTCATGGAAAAATCGTTCGGGGTGGATGCCCCCGGTTCCCGCCGCATTCTCAAGGCCGGTGCGGAAGCCACGAAGCAAAACCTCAAAATTGCCGGCGGCCTAATGACCCGCCATTCCAAGCCCACTGGCGAAGCCATCGAACAAATCCACCAGGGCATCATCGGCGATGTGATTACCACTTGGGCGTATCGGATGCATGGCCCGGTCAAGTACCAGCCCCGGCAGCCGGATCAAAGCGAACTCGCCCATCAAATCGTCAACTATAGTTGCTATACGTGGCTGAATGGGACCTTCCTGCTCGATTGGCTGATTCACAACATCGACGTCTGCTGCTGGGTGAAAAACGAATGGCCGGCATCGGTGCAGGGCATGGGCGGCCGCCAGATGCGACAGGAGCCCGATCAGTTGTTCGATCATTACTCGGCGGAATACACGTTTGCCGACGGCACCCGCATGTTGGCGCAAGCTCGGCACATGGCCCAGTGTTGGGGGTTCTTTGGGGACGTCATCCAGGGTGCCAAGGGCTGCGCCGTGCTGGGCGAGGGTGTGCCGAGTCCCCGTATTTACAAAGGCCACAGGCAGGCCCCGGAAAATTTGATCTGGCAATATCAGGGGCCGAAATCCGATGCCTACCAGTTTGAGCACGACCTGCTGTTTGACGCCATCCGCAATGACAAGCCATGCAATGAAAGCGAGCGGTGCGTGAAGACAAACCTAACCGCCATCATGGGGCGCATGGCGTGCGAATCCGGCCGCATGATCACGTGGGAAGAGGTCATGAATTCAAACGCCGAACTGGCGCCTGGTCTGGACACCTTGACCAATGACGCTAATCCGCCGGTCATGCCCGATGCCAACGGCCAATATCCCGTCGCCAAACCCGGCGTGACGAACGTGCTTTGACCGGTCAAACCAGACTCCGCAGCAGCGCAATTTCCTTTTTCAGCACCTCGGGATGTTGCTCCTTGGGATAATGCTTCAGGCATTCATTCTCCAGGCACAGGTTCCCGGCGTAACCGACCTTGCGCAGAATGCCCGCGATCCGCGCATAATCCAAATCGCCCTCATGCAGGGCGATGGAGTACTTGGCATACTCCCAACCCATGGTGCGGCGCTCGTTCTTCTTGTCTTCCGGATAGCGCAGGTTCTTGCAGTGCGTGTGGCAGGTGCGTCCCGCGAACCGTTCCAGGATGCCGTAGAGATCGCGCAAGGGATGCCCGAACCAGTAGAAGTTCATGCTGTCCAGCGTCAGCGCCAGCTTGGGTGAACCCACGGCGGCAAACAGCTTCTCCAGCACCTCGGGGTCGTTCGTGAATTTGCCGTGATTCTCAATGCCGAAGCGCACAGGCGCATCCCCGGCGACTTCACAGAGTTGTTTGCACGCCTTGATGGCAAAGGGCAGCATCGCCTCGCCGGCCACCTTGCGCGGATAGACATCAATGCGGATGGCGCCCACGCCCAGCTTGGCGGCAGCCTGGGCAAGTTTGCCGGCCCATTCCACCTCCTGCTCCAGCCGTTCATCCAACCGGTTATGCATGCAGAAGCTGGTGATTACCTTTCCGTTTTTGGCAAAATCATCCCGCACCAATTTGATGCCATCCTCGGTCGCCAGGCTGTATTGCTTCTCGGGATGCTTCAGGCTGTTGCACACCAGTTGCTCATTCACTTCCACTTCCACGCCATCCACGCCGAGGAATTGCATGGCCGCCCAGCAATCCGGCTGCCCGGTGGTTGCCAGCAGGTTATCCCGGCAGGTCACCCGCCAGGGAGCGGGCTTGGCGGCACCGTGGGCGAACGGTTGGCCTGCCAGCAGCAGTCCGGAAGCCAGCACGCTTGAGGTTGTCAAAAATTCCCGGCGATTTAGAGACACAGGCGTATTCATGCGCGGCAGTATGACTGGCTTGGAAAATATTTCAACTTTGATTGCTGACCGTTTTATTCGAAATCATACACGACGACTTGGACGCAATTTTTATTTTCATGTTCCTGCCCAGAATTGTGTTAAAATTGTGTGAAAACTGTGTGATGCAGAAACAGATTCAAAACCATGGCAGAAAAATTTATTGGCAAAAATATTGTGGCCAGAAGATAGGAGCTTGGAGTCAGGAGTTGGAACCTTCAAACCGCGAAACGGGCTAACAACGCGAAAGCTGAAAGCCAGGAGAGAATCTGGGAATCAGGAGATGGAATCTGAGCAAGCCTGGCAAAGACGAAAACGAACCAGTCTATGAATGCCCTCTTTGCTTTTTCTGCGGGTCAGTTGGCGCGGAATGAATAATCATTGCCGGGGGTGCCGAACACCCAGGCATTAGAACGTCCCAAAGCATCCGTGACGTTGGTCAACATCTGGGCTATTCGGTCGGGGCGCAAACTGGGATGGTTACTGCAATGTGCAAGCTTGAAAGTCGGCAATAGATGAGTTAATCTGCGGCGATGAACACGACGGAGCAGGCCAAGTGTAATCGCCGGCTGGAATTAGCGCAGCGGGCGTATCAGGATTTTTACGCACAATGCTTTTGGTCGTACCGTCGTGATTTAAAAATCACTGAGGAGGATATTTCGTTTGTCATCCGCGAGCTGCGCCTGCATGGGGGTCACAAAGGCTACCGAATTGTTGCTGAGCTATGCCAATAGGACCATTTGAAAGTGAAGTGTTGCACACGTTGGCCAGCCAACGTAATCCAGACAGTTACATTGGCGGAGCAACCGTTTTATCAAACCATAGTATTGTTCGGTTTCGTCTTTGCGGAAGTGTCAACCATAACAAGGTTCATTATCCGAATGACCCCGAAAAATAGCAGGTTCATGCACTATCAGGTGTAGGGGACAAATTCAACTAGCGGAGCGTTAAAATCTGGAGTGGGCTGCATGGCCCCGGATGTAAGGGGGAAACGCGACGTTCGTCCGTCTTCATACGGTTCACAGTCCGTTCTGCTGCCGCGTAAATACTATCACGCAACCAACTCTCAAGCGGTTGTTGCACTATTTGAGCTGCTTCTGCCGCCAAACGAGCTGCATTATCATCCAACTGAATCGTCACCGAACTCATACCTTATACGCGGTGTGTCGTCAGGAACAGACTGTAACGTTTGCCTGGCTGGAGTGACCTGGCGCGTCACGGCTTGGAAATATGCGCAAGATTGCGCGTGGATTCTACCACCGCACTTAAAATTGCGGCGCCACCTAAAATGCTGGATCCTGCCTTGCAAATTTTCAATAACGAGCGATGCTTACTCCATGCAAGCGACAGATATTGCAAATTACGAACAAATGACCGATGGAGAACGGCTCATGCTGGCCGAGGAATTGCTGTCATCGCTCCGTAATCTTTCAGAATTACCGCCGCCACCGCAGCATGGTTTGGAACTAGAAAGACGGTGGCAGGAATTCCAAGCCAATCCCGCGATTGGCCTGTCAAAGGATCAATTTTGGGCGCAGGTCAACGCCTTGCTCCGATGAGTCGGCAACTCATCTTTTTTCCCGCCGTTAGCCGCGACTATGCCGAAGGGTATGTGTATTATGAAAACCTTTCCCCTGGTTTTGGTGGCGCGCGTTTTGAAGTCGCATTTAGGGATGCCATTACCTCCGTCGAGGTTGGATTGACCACTCATTACCGTTGTTTCGGAAACTTTCACCGTGTGCTGCTCCCAAGGTTTCCCTACAGTTTGTACTACCGGATGCACATGGAAACAGTCGTGGTCGTGGCACTACTTTATTCACGCTACGATCCTAAAAAGATTCAAACTATTCTGGCAGCGCGAGCAGCCGACCCGCAACCTTGATGACTTGGTACGATTGTGATTGAGGTGTCAAACCAGAATGGCGCTTAGATAGTTGATGGTGTGGGTTTCCACGTCGTAGAGCAGTCCCTGCATCTTCTGGGTGAGCCAAAGCTTCTGTTCAAAACCGAGGTTGGCGGTGGTGGTGGTGGTGTCGGCCATTATGTTGCCCATTGATGGATTACCCCCCTCAAACCGCCACCATGGGGTTGAACTCGGCTTTGATGGCCTCGATCACAATCTGCGCGCACGCGCGCGCATCCGAGAGCGCATCATGGTGGCGCAAGGGGATGCTGAACTTGCGGCAAACATCCGGCAGGGTGGTGGGCCGGATGTTCCACGCTTTCCGCGCCAGCTTGACCGTGCAGACAAAAGGCAGAGGCGGCGGCGCAACGGAGTGGCTGGTGCAACAGGCACGCAACACGCCCTTGTCAAACCGGGCGTTGTGCGCGGCGACAAAGTCAACCCCCTCCAGCAGGAGCGCGGCCTCGCGCCAAATGTCACCGAAACACGGTTTGCTCATCACATCCCGCCAGGTGATGCCGTGGATATGCGTAAAGAAGAATTGCTGGCGCGGTGGCTTAATCAGCCAGTGTTCCGTGCGCAGGATGCCGGTGGGTTCAGCAACCACCACCGATAATGCGCAGGCGCTGTCCTGCCCATAATCCGCAGTCTCAAAATCAATGGCGGCAAAGCGTTTAATACCCGCCACTCCGTTCCCCGCATCCGCTTCCGGCTGCCGCCCCGTTTGTCTGGCCCGCTTCAGTTTACTTGGCATGGCGGCAGCGTAACTATTGCAACGTGATTTACCAAGTTTAAAATGTCATCCGCCCAGCCCGCCAACCTCTTTTTTAGATGATGGATGCCCGCCATTGATTCGCCGGGCAGCGGCGGCGCGATTCAACGCGCCGACGGTGAAAATGAGGGGGTACAGCTTTTCGTAATACCAAAGGGAGGCGAAATACAATCCAATCGGACTGGGCACAAATGCGGTTCCCTCGTTGGTATGCGCCTGCAACCATTCCAGCCCGCGGTGGACGGACTCCAGATATTTTCCACCCGCTCCGGCCAACGCGCATACCGCCAACGCGGTTTCCTCGATGGATACGTTCCCTCCCCTGCCCCCACTCCAACCGCCTTCGGCATCTTGCACCAGCACGAGCCATTGGCAGCCTTTATCCAGCATGGGTTGAAGGTCCGCCACACCATCGCTGGCCAAACGTTGCAGGGAAACGACCACCTGCGCCGTCCCATAAGTGGGATTGGCATGATCGGTTGACCATTGGTTCCCAAACCATAATGGTATCCAGCAACCGTCGGCGGCTTGGGCCCTGGCCAGATATTCAATGCCACGGCGCAGCGCCGCCTCCAACCGCTGCCGCATCACCGGGTCCGCCGTCGCGCGCCACGCGGCAAACGCTTGCAACGCGTGCGCGGTAATATCCGGGCAACTGCGATCAAACGGTAATTTCCCCCAACCTCGACAAAAGGTGGGCAGGCCGCCATCACTATTTTGCAGGTCAAGCAGCCAAGATAGCCCGGCACGAATCGCGGGCCAGTCCTGGCTATCGGCGACGCCAAGCCCTTTCAGCGCCACCAGCGCCCCGGCGGTATCATCGGCATCTGGCACGCCGCCAGAGAGCGGCGTCCAAGCCCACCCACCGGGTGCGGCATGCGTAAAAGGATGTTCCCGCCGATGCTGCTGCGCGAGCAACCAACGATGAACCGACTGCCGCTGCGCCAGGGTGAACGGATTCTCCCCCGCCAACAGATGGTTTACCGCCAGGGTGGTGACCCAGGTAGCCAGATGGGTGTCAATCGGCCAACTGCCATCGGGCCGTGCCGAGGCCAATAAAAACTTCCGACCGTGTTGGACGACCGGATGATCTGGAAACCCCGCCGCCGCCAGGCTCAGAACGACAAAGCCCGTCAGGGGGGTGGCTTCCAAGAAACCACCGGACTCCGGCTGCATTTTTTCGAGCACGTCGAGCACCCGCACTTTGATCCGCTCGCGCAAGGCAAACAGAAGCGACCACCGGCTGTGCGCGTGCTGATGACGCACCAGCCCAATGGCGATTAACGCGGGAATGGCGTAGCTGACCACCGGCAGGCGCAGCCAGCGGAATAACTGGTGGGGAAACATGGCCAGTTCAAACGGCAACTGCGGAACCCGCGGCCAAGGGTTTTCACCCAGCCGGCCCGCCAGCGCGCACACCGTGAGAATCGGCGTGGAAAACGTGCGGTCATTGCCGTAGAACCCCAGGACGGAGTCTCTGATGGAATCCGCCTGTAACCCGCCCATTTTACGACTCAACCAACCTTCCGCGAGGGCCACGGTACTCCGGTGATTTTCGCCGCCGGTTACTGAAAACGCGCACCAACACAACAAGGTGGTGCTTAGATTCGCAGGGCTATCCACCGTATCACCCCAACCGCCATCGGCATTGATATGATCCACCAGCCACTGAAGGCCGCGTGTCAAGAACGGTTGGTCCAATGGTTCGCCGCACCGTGCCAGCGCCAGCACCGCCACCGCCGTGGATAAGGCACTGCTGGACAACCAGCCTTCCCAACAACCTTCAGGCCGAAACTCGGCCATCAGTTGCCGTTGCACCCGTTGCGCAACGGCCTTGATCCGGGCTGTCACCGGGTCACTCATGCGTGTGCCTCAGCCATGAGCAGGCCCAGCGCCAACAAACCGTAGTAGGTGTATTCGCAATCCGTTTCCGGATCGGCGGCATGACCGCTGAAACCGCCGTCGCCAGTCCAGAGGGATTCCACAAATTCCAGGCAGGCTTGACGGTGTTCGCCCAACGGGATTCCCAACAAGGCCAGCGCTTGCAGCGCGGTGGCGGTGGAAAGCAAATCGGGCAAGGGAGTTCCCGGCGCCGCCAGGAATCCCCCCTCCGGCACCCAACGCGCCAGCAACCACTGGCCCGCCGATTCGGGAACCGGGAGCCCCTGGCGAAGCCGCAAAGCAATGGCCGCCGCCGTGACCGTGGTGGTTCCCGATTGCAGACCGGCCTTGCCGGCGTACCCGCCATCCACCGGCTTTAGTTGGCTGGTCCAGCACAAAAAATCCTGAGAACGCGGCAGGTCAACCCCCATGGTTTCGTAAGCCAACCGAGCCAGGAATCCCTCGTAGATTGCCCCGTTGAAATTCGCAGCGTCACCCGGCGTGAGGCGTTGGTTATACCCGCCATCCGCACAACGAAATTGTTCCAGCCGCCCAAGAATTTCACGATTGACGGCCAAGTTGGCCCGCGTGGAAGGCAATAGGGCGCGACAACGGGACAGACAGGCGCAGTGGATAAAATCCAACGGTTGCCCGGTGCCAAAACGTTCCAGGTATTCGCCCACCGCTTTTTCCGGGAAAGGCAATCCCAACCCCTGCCAGCATTCGAGTTGGAAAACCGTGTAATACAAGTCCCCTGCCCGGCTGCGACCACGACACCCGCCCTCGGGCAGCCACTGGCTGGCAAGGTACCGGGCAAGCAGGCTGGTTGCCTCCGGCTCCAGGAAACGGGCGGCGATTTGGAGCGGATTCAGAATTCCCTGGTGGCTCGCGGCAGTCATCGGAAACACCAGTTCAACCAAGGATTTTGCCAACGAGCCGCTGCAACAAGCCTTTGAGTTGCGCGTTGCGGAGCGGACTCAGGGAGCGGGTGGCTTCATTCTTGTAATGTTCGAGCAACTGACGCGCCTTTTCCTCGGCGCGCTGGCTGACAATCAGTTCATGCACCTGCGGATTCGACCGTGGTCTCCCGGCGGCCTCCCGCCAGGCGCGGACCATGGTTTCCCGGGTTTCACTATTGGCGCTTTCATACGCCAAGGCGTGCAGCAGCGAGGGCCGCAGCGCATCGGCATCATTATCACTGCCGGACAAATCGTCCAGGTCATCGCGAATTTGATAGGCAATGCCCAGCGATTCACTGAACGCGGTCAACACCTGGCTGACCTCATCCTTCACGCCGCCGCTGATCGCCCCCAAGCGCAGCGCCACCCCAAACGCGGGCGCGGTCTTGCGGCGGAACAAATCCAAAACCTTGCGCGATGACAAGGCTACCGGATTGCGCACCCAGCACAATTCCTCGCCCTGCCCCAGGCAAAGATTGCGATGCCCTTCGGCAACGACCGCGAGCATACTGGCCGTTTGTTCCGGCGGCAGCCCGCAGTTGGCAATCAGGCGATACCCCTCCCCCAAAAGATAATCACCCACATTCAACGCCACGGGAACCCCGTGCTGATTGTGCAGGGTCCGTTCACCGTAACGATAATCATCCCCATCCTCGATGTCATCATGCACCAGCGATGCCTTGTGAAAACATTCCATGGCCACGGAGACACGATGCACTTTGTCCGGCAACGTTTGCGCCTCGGTGCCGGTTACGGCCTTGTACACGCAAGTGGCCAGCAGCGGGCGCCAGCGTTTTCCAGACCGCGCCAACCATTCCAAGGCAATCTCCTCGGTCTGCGTGCCCTCGGGGGCAAGCACCCGGCGCAACGCCTCCGGCGTGAACCACGTCTCCACTTCGTCGCGCAGGCGGTCAATATCCACCTGCCCGAGCCAATGCGCGTCGGAGCGGAGCCGGATGGCCTCGCGGATCCAATCCACATCCACCTGACTGTTGTCACAATCCCCCCGAACCAGAGGAACCGCCAAACCGGGAATGGCATGGGCAGCCATGTGCGGGAAGGCCCGTTCGAGCACTGAGAGGCAACTGACACCGATCACCGCATCCACCTTGCCCTGTTCCAGCAACTTGGTGACCACCGTCGTCCCCTCCGCCACCAACACCACGTAACCCAAATCCTCCGCCTCGGTCTGAATATCACCCGTTGGGCACCGTCCGCACTGCGCGCAGAGCAATCCCAATTCATCCATTTCGGCGGGGCACACCGCCTTGGTGCGCAGGCACTGCGGCAGCATCAACACCCGGCGGTCAAACGGAATGCCCGCCATGGTATCCCACCAGACTTCATTGCCCACCAGCACGGTGATAAAATCTCGATACCCCGGCTGAATTTCGGCTTGTTTCAGAATGGCATCCGTATGCTGGCGCAGCTCTTCCATGGACAGCGGCGGCACCAGCGCCATCTGGGTGACATACTGGCGCACCACGCGGCGAAACGATTCCCGCTCCGCTTTATTTTGCGGCATGCCGATGCCAGACCCTTTTTTAGGAGAGTGTTCGGCTAACAGAGACGATTCGGATCGTCTGCCACTTACGATTGGCGTTGTCATGCGATGCGATTCAGAACATACAATAGGAAAGTGCGTCCGTAAAGCAGGGGTTTAAGGATCGTGAAATACCCCCAAACCGCGTCCGGAAGGCTTGGGAACAACGGTGCCAACTCCGTACCATTTCGGAACCAACAGCCGCTTTTGCGCGGTGCAGGAATCCAAACGGTGTTGCCATCCTCCAATCCCGCGTGCCGGTCAAGGGGCGGTTTTCAAACCCTCCCAGTTCACCACCCAATTGCCATCATCCGGAAAACCCGGGGCATGACGCTTTGGCGCGCCATCCCATCCGGCGGCCATCATCGCCACAGCATAGAGCAGGCCACCATTACCGGGCAGATAGGGACATGGCCCGCCCGTGTTCACCCCGCGCTGGTCGAATTGATTTCGCGCACTGTCCTTGAGCAAGGCCTCCAAGGCAATCTGCGGTTCACCCACCCGCGCGGCAGCCATGGCCATCCATGGGCAATCCCAGCCCCAGGTGCGATTCCAGTTCCAGGTTTCCCAGACCTTCAGCACCGTGCGATGCGCCGTCTCGGCGTCCACGCCCACCACCGGCGGCAACATGCCCAGAACGCCCACCGGGTCAGGATGCTCCCAAGCGCGCTTGGTGTAGGTGTCATGCCACTCGGCAGAGTGAACGAACACGCCATCCACGATGGGCAACGGCGCGAGATGGCGACGCACCTCGTCCCATTGCGGCACGCGAGCCTGGCCCAACCGTTCGCGCCAGCGCTGCGCCGCATCCAGGCCCCAGCGCCAATACGCCAGGTCAAAGACCGTGTCGCGCGTGATCCCCTGCTCGCTGGGCGGCATCGCGGGCACC from Verrucomicrobiota bacterium includes these protein-coding regions:
- a CDS encoding type II toxin-antitoxin system RelE/ParE family toxin; this translates as MSRQLIFFPAVSRDYAEGYVYYENLSPGFGGARFEVAFRDAITSVEVGLTTHYRCFGNFHRVLLPRFPYSLYYRMHMETVVVVALLYSRYDPKKIQTILAARAADPQP
- a CDS encoding sugar phosphate isomerase/epimerase family protein, which translates into the protein MTTSSVLASGLLLAGQPFAHGAAKPAPWRVTCRDNLLATTGQPDCWAAMQFLGVDGVEVEVNEQLVCNSLKHPEKQYSLATEDGIKLVRDDFAKNGKVITSFCMHNRLDERLEQEVEWAGKLAQAAAKLGVGAIRIDVYPRKVAGEAMLPFAIKACKQLCEVAGDAPVRFGIENHGKFTNDPEVLEKLFAAVGSPKLALTLDSMNFYWFGHPLRDLYGILERFAGRTCHTHCKNLRYPEDKKNERRTMGWEYAKYSIALHEGDLDYARIAGILRKVGYAGNLCLENECLKHYPKEQHPEVLKKEIALLRSLV
- a CDS encoding polyprenyl synthetase family protein codes for the protein MPQNKAERESFRRVVRQYVTQMALVPPLSMEELRQHTDAILKQAEIQPGYRDFITVLVGNEVWWDTMAGIPFDRRVLMLPQCLRTKAVCPAEMDELGLLCAQCGRCPTGDIQTEAEDLGYVVLVAEGTTVVTKLLEQGKVDAVIGVSCLSVLERAFPHMAAHAIPGLAVPLVRGDCDNSQVDVDWIREAIRLRSDAHWLGQVDIDRLRDEVETWFTPEALRRVLAPEGTQTEEIALEWLARSGKRWRPLLATCVYKAVTGTEAQTLPDKVHRVSVAMECFHKASLVHDDIEDGDDYRYGERTLHNQHGVPVALNVGDYLLGEGYRLIANCGLPPEQTASMLAVVAEGHRNLCLGQGEELCWVRNPVALSSRKVLDLFRRKTAPAFGVALRLGAISGGVKDEVSQVLTAFSESLGIAYQIRDDLDDLSGSDNDADALRPSLLHALAYESANSETRETMVRAWREAAGRPRSNPQVHELIVSQRAEEKARQLLEHYKNEATRSLSPLRNAQLKGLLQRLVGKILG
- a CDS encoding 3'-5' exonuclease; the encoded protein is MPSKLKRARQTGRQPEADAGNGVAGIKRFAAIDFETADYGQDSACALSVVVAEPTGILRTEHWLIKPPRQQFFFTHIHGITWRDVMSKPCFGDIWREAALLLEGVDFVAAHNARFDKGVLRACCTSHSVAPPPLPFVCTVKLARKAWNIRPTTLPDVCRKFSIPLRHHDALSDARACAQIVIEAIKAEFNPMVAV
- a CDS encoding prenyltransferase/squalene oxidase repeat-containing protein; translation: MTAASHQGILNPLQIAARFLEPEATSLLARYLASQWLPEGGCRGRSRAGDLYYTVFQLECWQGLGLPFPEKAVGEYLERFGTGQPLDFIHCACLSRCRALLPSTRANLAVNREILGRLEQFRCADGGYNQRLTPGDAANFNGAIYEGFLARLAYETMGVDLPRSQDFLCWTSQLKPVDGGYAGKAGLQSGTTTVTAAAIALRLRQGLPVPESAGQWLLARWVPEGGFLAAPGTPLPDLLSTATALQALALLGIPLGEHRQACLEFVESLWTGDGGFSGHAADPETDCEYTYYGLLALGLLMAEAHA
- a CDS encoding sugar phosphate isomerase/epimerase; the encoded protein is MSNIKLGINMEFVRHDDKSFEWGVAKAAELGYEYVEPMVHWGRELLSEAGYFHSVSMLDDPMRIKRACEKHGIKLSGLSAHCPLIKPEVSVEYLKQAIRFGAECGAPVINTDEGPKPVWTTEEEDHVLMRYTLKEAALVAEPRGILIGLECHQQYSKTPAGLDRIYKLVKSPAIGINFDTGNSYLAGEDPYKWCERVVGRLVHLHAKDISIQHSEAERGKVTGTPVGCACGDGVIDWARIIRICKKAKRDIVFSVECGTVPQAERSIKHLKALLR
- a CDS encoding addiction module protein, with the protein product MAPDVRGKRDVRPSSYGSQSVLLPRKYYHATNSQAVVALFELLLPPNELHYHPTESSPNSYLIRGVSSGTDCNVCLAGVTWRVTAWKYAQDCAWILPPHLKLRRHLKCWILPCKFSITSDAYSMQATDIANYEQMTDGERLMLAEELLSSLRNLSELPPPPQHGLELERRWQEFQANPAIGLSKDQFWAQVNALLR
- a CDS encoding prenyltransferase/squalene oxidase repeat-containing protein; amino-acid sequence: MSDPVTARIKAVAQRVQRQLMAEFRPEGCWEGWLSSSALSTAVAVLALARCGEPLDQPFLTRGLQWLVDHINADGGWGDTVDSPANLSTTLLCWCAFSVTGGENHRSTVALAEGWLSRKMGGLQADSIRDSVLGFYGNDRTFSTPILTVCALAGRLGENPWPRVPQLPFELAMFPHQLFRWLRLPVVSYAIPALIAIGLVRHQHAHSRWSLLFALRERIKVRVLDVLEKMQPESGGFLEATPLTGFVVLSLAAAGFPDHPVVQHGRKFLLASARPDGSWPIDTHLATWVTTLAVNHLLAGENPFTLAQRQSVHRWLLAQQHRREHPFTHAAPGGWAWTPLSGGVPDADDTAGALVALKGLGVADSQDWPAIRAGLSWLLDLQNSDGGLPTFCRGWGKLPFDRSCPDITAHALQAFAAWRATADPVMRQRLEAALRRGIEYLARAQAADGCWIPLWFGNQWSTDHANPTYGTAQVVVSLQRLASDGVADLQPMLDKGCQWLVLVQDAEGGWSGGRGGNVSIEETALAVCALAGAGGKYLESVHRGLEWLQAHTNEGTAFVPSPIGLYFASLWYYEKLYPLIFTVGALNRAAAARRINGGHPSSKKEVGGLGG
- a CDS encoding gfo/Idh/MocA family oxidoreductase, with the translated sequence MNPLPTPLLNPTARRQFLSTSGKALAGAAVLTAVARPGYTAEANTIKIALVGCGGRGSGAVAQALSTQGPTQLWAIADFFGPKIQNTLGQLQKRFPNQADKVTVPKERQFTGLDGFKRAIDTLDKGSVVLLATPPAFRPQHVEYAVQKGMHVFMEKSFGVDAPGSRRILKAGAEATKQNLKIAGGLMTRHSKPTGEAIEQIHQGIIGDVITTWAYRMHGPVKYQPRQPDQSELAHQIVNYSCYTWLNGTFLLDWLIHNIDVCCWVKNEWPASVQGMGGRQMRQEPDQLFDHYSAEYTFADGTRMLAQARHMAQCWGFFGDVIQGAKGCAVLGEGVPSPRIYKGHRQAPENLIWQYQGPKSDAYQFEHDLLFDAIRNDKPCNESERCVKTNLTAIMGRMACESGRMITWEEVMNSNAELAPGLDTLTNDANPPVMPDANGQYPVAKPGVTNVL